The following coding sequences lie in one Caproicibacterium argilliputei genomic window:
- a CDS encoding sensor histidine kinase yields MHLLAGSRKSFQTIKSRIQLICVAFSLLIALVTSAISVSFFQTYARQNVVQSTEFNLQLVSSLIGEDLSDAEMLEKRCALLGQMEQWLQSPEQNPQETLQMYYALQNEYNSSRVRQYVLRLVVVNRQRTKLIQISSSTVGTPLTVYNVDKLVDFHTTEAQAWQSVSPDPLLPSLSTLTACRPVYSSAGHTLLGYVYLSVRSNIITDQLQGYVVTQDNRLFVQLPSEKVWELQNHTLLRRNRPAGTPALLSDPTMGTDTKVMRWYADGAATDFVVHPVSAISKMYLANELSQQLVRQQLLLYARLLLLVCAAILLMGFLIGFVLDRLINPPVASLRSQLDRVAKGDFSPAPELEWNNEFGDIGRGINHLSQSVDQLLHEQVEIEKKKKDLEYRMLQSQISPHFLYNTLNSIKWMATIQGASGIAEMTTALARLLKSIAKGTRELIPLREETALLDDYYVIQKYRYGGAITFRKELDPAVLDTPIPRFTLQPLMENAIFHGIEPKGGAGTLLLKAMRLQSGDIAVLLMDDGVGMTPQEARQVLQENTAQPTGMFAKLGLHNVNQRLRYDFGEPYGLSIESRKGEYTKMVVLLPGTAGNSPEPAKREE; encoded by the coding sequence ATGCATCTGCTCGCAGGTTCGCGAAAATCATTTCAAACCATCAAATCCAGGATTCAGCTCATCTGTGTCGCTTTCAGCCTGCTGATTGCGCTGGTGACGTCTGCCATCAGCGTTTCCTTCTTTCAAACCTACGCCCGGCAGAACGTGGTGCAGAGCACCGAGTTTAACCTGCAGCTGGTGTCCAGCTTAATCGGTGAGGACCTTTCAGACGCAGAAATGCTTGAAAAGCGCTGTGCGCTGCTGGGGCAGATGGAGCAGTGGCTGCAAAGCCCAGAGCAGAATCCGCAGGAAACCCTGCAGATGTACTATGCCCTGCAGAATGAATACAACAGCAGCCGCGTGCGGCAGTACGTGCTGCGTCTGGTCGTGGTCAACCGGCAGCGAACCAAGCTGATTCAGATTTCCAGCTCCACCGTGGGCACCCCGCTGACGGTTTATAATGTAGACAAGCTGGTCGACTTTCACACCACCGAAGCGCAGGCTTGGCAAAGCGTTTCGCCGGACCCGCTGCTGCCGAGCCTTTCCACGCTGACCGCCTGCCGGCCGGTTTACAGTTCCGCCGGACACACGCTGCTCGGCTACGTCTACCTTTCTGTGCGCTCCAATATCATCACCGACCAGCTGCAGGGCTACGTTGTCACACAGGACAACCGCCTGTTTGTACAACTGCCGTCTGAAAAGGTCTGGGAGCTGCAGAACCACACACTGCTGCGCCGCAACCGCCCCGCCGGAACCCCCGCCCTGCTGTCTGACCCGACCATGGGCACAGACACCAAGGTCATGCGCTGGTATGCTGACGGTGCCGCCACCGACTTCGTGGTGCATCCTGTCAGCGCCATCAGCAAGATGTACCTTGCCAATGAACTTTCCCAGCAGCTGGTTCGGCAGCAGCTGTTGCTGTATGCCCGGCTGCTGCTGCTTGTCTGCGCTGCCATCCTGTTAATGGGGTTTCTCATCGGCTTTGTTCTGGACCGCCTCATCAACCCACCGGTTGCCAGCCTGCGCAGCCAGCTGGATCGTGTTGCGAAAGGGGACTTTTCCCCTGCACCGGAGCTGGAGTGGAATAACGAATTTGGCGACATCGGTCGCGGCATCAATCACCTGTCCCAAAGTGTTGACCAGCTGCTGCACGAACAGGTGGAAATTGAGAAAAAGAAAAAAGATTTGGAGTACCGTATGCTGCAAAGCCAGATTAGCCCTCACTTCCTGTACAACACGCTGAACTCCATCAAATGGATGGCAACCATTCAAGGTGCTTCCGGTATTGCGGAAATGACCACCGCCTTGGCGCGGCTGTTGAAAAGCATTGCCAAAGGCACCCGCGAGCTCATCCCCCTGCGGGAAGAAACTGCCCTGCTGGACGACTATTATGTCATTCAAAAATACCGCTATGGCGGTGCTATCACGTTCCGCAAAGAACTGGACCCTGCGGTTTTGGACACGCCGATTCCGCGCTTTACCCTGCAGCCGCTGATGGAAAACGCGATTTTTCACGGCATTGAGCCGAAAGGCGGCGCCGGCACCCTGCTGCTGAAAGCCATGCGCCTACAGTCCGGCGATATTGCGGTTCTGCTGATGGACGACGGCGTCGGCATGACTCCGCAGGAGGCAAGGCAGGTTCTGCAGGAAAACACCGCGCAGCCCACCGGTATGTTTGCAAAGCTCGGTCTGCACAATGTCAATCAGCGGCTCCGTTATGACTTTGGCGAGCCATACGGGCTTTCCATTGAAAGCCGAAAAGGAGAATATACCAAAATGGTGGTTCTGCTGCCCGGAACAGCCGGCAACAGCCCGGAACCAGCCAAAAGGGAGGAATAA